One part of the Treponema peruense genome encodes these proteins:
- a CDS encoding GTP pyrophosphokinase: MEKNLVIKNALSDNRGILSNPDEIINTAVEFQQLLMLYESGIKQITTKFEILEDEFEGKHERNPISTITSRIKEPMSIAEKLQRKGLRVSLDNMITKLYDIAGIRVTCPFISDVYRVMQMLLQQDDIKLIEMKDYIKNPKKSGYRSLHVIVTVGVYFSDQKREIPVEIQIRTIAMDFWASLEHQLHYKKDYTMPSNISEELKACADLIASTDIRMQELAKNIPGFVDYSE; this comes from the coding sequence ATGGAAAAGAATCTTGTTATAAAAAACGCACTCAGCGACAACAGGGGAATTCTTAGCAATCCCGATGAAATAATAAACACTGCCGTAGAATTTCAGCAGCTTCTTATGCTTTATGAAAGCGGAATCAAGCAGATAACTACAAAATTCGAGATTCTGGAAGATGAATTTGAAGGCAAACATGAACGCAATCCAATAAGCACAATCACCAGCAGAATAAAAGAACCAATGAGCATTGCCGAAAAGCTTCAGCGCAAGGGACTGAGGGTTTCGCTGGATAATATGATAACAAAACTTTATGATATAGCCGGAATACGCGTAACCTGCCCGTTTATAAGCGATGTCTACAGAGTAATGCAGATGCTTTTGCAGCAGGACGACATAAAGCTTATAGAAATGAAAGATTACATAAAGAATCCCAAAAAGTCCGGTTACAGGAGTCTGCATGTCATTGTTACGGTAGGCGTGTACTTCAGCGACCAGAAGCGTGAAATTCCGGTTGAAATTCAGATAAGAACCATTGCCATGGACTTCTGGGCAAGCCTTGAACACCAGCTTCACTACAAAAAAGACTACACTATGCCTTCAAACATAAGCGAAGAACTCAAAGCCTGTGCAGACTTAATTGCCAGTACCGACATAAGAATGCAGGAACTGGCAAAAAACATTCCGGGCTTTGTTGACTACAGCGAATAG
- a CDS encoding MATE family efflux transporter, producing MNSKKLDPCSGPLAKNILAFSIPLIFSNLLQVLFNMSDIAVVGRFAGSIPLGSVGSTTQIIFLFTGILIGLGAGINVIAAFYIGSKNSKSLSDTIHTAAFICLAAGIILLAAGTILARPILAAMNTKSELMEGAVVYLRIYMLGMPALAIYNFGNGVLSATGDTKRPLIFLTVAGIINILLNLFFVIVCNLGTAGVALASIISQYISAALILLTMTREKGAANLVIFKIRPNSHMSLKILKIGLPSGLQNAVFAFANIFIQTGVNYFDASMVAGNAAASNADPLVYDVMNAFYTACATFIGQNFGAGNRKRVLKSYFISLAYSFTIALVMGVGIFCIGRQFLSLFSTDAAVIDAGMQRLSIMSLSYCISAFMDCTIAASRGLGKTGIPSFIVIMGSCVFRIIWLCTVFAWFRTIPSLFLLYTFSWAITAAAEIAYFIHIYKKKPSVI from the coding sequence ATGAATTCAAAAAAACTTGATCCCTGCAGCGGACCTCTTGCAAAGAATATACTCGCATTCAGCATTCCGCTTATTTTTTCCAATTTACTGCAGGTTTTGTTCAACATGTCAGATATCGCTGTTGTAGGACGGTTTGCCGGTTCTATTCCGCTTGGTTCGGTTGGCTCTACAACACAGATTATTTTTTTATTTACGGGAATTCTTATTGGTCTTGGAGCCGGAATAAATGTCATTGCGGCATTTTACATCGGTTCAAAAAACAGCAAATCACTTTCGGACACAATACACACAGCCGCCTTTATATGTCTTGCAGCGGGAATAATCCTTCTTGCAGCCGGAACAATCCTTGCACGCCCTATTCTTGCGGCAATGAACACAAAGAGCGAATTAATGGAAGGCGCTGTAGTTTACCTGCGCATTTATATGCTGGGAATGCCGGCCCTTGCAATATACAACTTCGGAAACGGAGTTCTGAGCGCAACGGGTGACACTAAAAGGCCGCTTATTTTTCTTACTGTCGCCGGAATAATCAATATTCTGCTGAATCTTTTCTTTGTAATTGTATGCAATCTGGGCACGGCAGGAGTCGCCCTTGCAAGCATTATTTCGCAGTACATTTCTGCAGCACTAATTCTGCTTACAATGACAAGGGAAAAAGGTGCGGCGAATCTTGTAATTTTCAAAATCAGGCCCAATTCCCACATGTCTCTTAAAATCCTTAAGATCGGACTTCCTTCGGGTCTGCAGAATGCTGTTTTTGCCTTTGCAAACATTTTTATCCAGACCGGAGTAAATTATTTTGACGCTTCCATGGTTGCAGGAAATGCCGCCGCTTCAAATGCAGACCCGCTTGTTTACGATGTAATGAATGCCTTTTACACAGCCTGCGCCACTTTTATAGGCCAGAACTTCGGTGCCGGAAACAGAAAGCGTGTGCTCAAATCATATTTCATAAGCCTTGCATATTCTTTTACAATAGCACTGGTCATGGGAGTTGGAATTTTCTGCATAGGACGGCAGTTTTTGTCACTCTTTTCTACAGACGCGGCTGTTATTGACGCGGGAATGCAGCGGCTTTCTATAATGTCGCTTTCGTACTGCATTTCTGCCTTTATGGACTGCACAATCGCGGCTTCAAGGGGACTGGGCAAAACCGGAATTCCGTCATTCATTGTAATAATGGGTTCATGCGTGTTCAGAATTATATGGCTGTGCACGGTTTTTGCCTGGTTCAGGACAATTCCGTCACTTTTCCTGCTGTATACCTTCTCATGGGCAATAACTGCCGCTGCAGAAATTGCATATTTTATTCACATTTACAAAAAAAAACCTTCTGTTATTTAA
- a CDS encoding C40 family peptidase: MKNFQRKVFVLSLVFFVSSFAVYAADNKGDDIFENQKVEEGDFYKIVVEPSKKEIETENSKFFESVKQKKLDILKKIENERQKVASSKSQISSAKEKAKAELEKNKANLKNKPAKNTTKTKTENNEKDSTMQEKKEDTLVNQTQRTDPKKKNVEKEILEKQNKTAKNLESDSKRKTSVNKPFIKENEQKKLREQQNENNKTMTIEESEQRMDSVIDMRKKFIDFGMGYKGINYVWGGKTPRPGFDCSGLVSYTAKQSLGIDVRGNAQDIYNQTSPVSLGEALPGDLIFFKGASDSRITHVGIYLGKNPGENDFGKQNLFLNAASGGPRTGVIISGLNENYWKKTFYGCGRLIPEI, from the coding sequence ATGAAAAATTTTCAAAGAAAAGTATTTGTTTTAAGTTTAGTTTTTTTTGTCTCATCTTTTGCAGTTTATGCGGCAGATAACAAGGGTGATGATATTTTTGAAAATCAAAAAGTTGAAGAGGGCGATTTTTATAAAATAGTCGTTGAACCTTCAAAAAAAGAAATAGAAACTGAAAATTCTAAATTTTTTGAAAGTGTAAAGCAAAAAAAACTCGATATTCTAAAAAAAATTGAAAATGAACGTCAGAAAGTTGCTTCTTCAAAAAGCCAGATTTCTTCTGCAAAAGAAAAAGCAAAGGCGGAACTTGAAAAAAACAAGGCGAATTTAAAAAATAAGCCTGCAAAAAATACAACGAAGACAAAAACTGAAAATAATGAAAAAGATTCTACGATGCAGGAAAAAAAAGAAGATACTCTTGTAAACCAGACACAAAGGACAGATCCTAAGAAAAAAAATGTCGAAAAAGAAATTTTAGAAAAACAAAACAAAACTGCAAAGAATCTGGAATCAGATTCAAAAAGAAAAACTTCGGTAAATAAGCCTTTTATAAAAGAGAATGAACAGAAAAAATTGCGAGAACAGCAGAATGAAAATAATAAAACTATGACGATTGAAGAATCCGAGCAAAGAATGGATTCTGTTATAGATATGCGTAAAAAATTTATTGATTTTGGAATGGGATATAAAGGCATAAACTATGTTTGGGGCGGAAAAACTCCAAGACCGGGTTTTGACTGTTCTGGACTTGTATCATATACGGCAAAACAGAGCCTTGGTATAGATGTAAGGGGAAACGCTCAGGATATTTACAATCAGACATCTCCTGTTTCCTTGGGCGAAGCTCTTCCAGGCGATTTAATCTTTTTTAAGGGTGCTTCTGATTCAAGAATTACGCATGTCGGTATTTATCTAGGAAAAAATCCTGGAGAAAATGACTTTGGAAAACAGAATTTGTTTTTAAATGCAGCAAGTGGCGGTCCAAGAACTGGTGTAATTATCAGCGGTTTGAATGAAAATTACTGGAAAAAAACATTTTACGGCTGTGGAAGACTTATTCCTGAAATTTAA